AGCCCGGAGCTATTTGTAGGGCGGGAGCGTGAGATTGAGCAGATTAAGAAAGCCCTTTACCAGGCGATCAATGAGCGTGCCGAACATCTCGTTTTAGTAGGTGATCGGGGTATCGGCAAAAGTTCCCTTGCTACGTATGCCGAAGACCTCGCCCTTAACGCAGACAAGGTTTTTGAGAAACCACAAACACGCTTTCTCACTGTTTTCGTCTCGACGGGTGTATGCAGAAACCTAGACGAACTTTGCGTGGCAATCTTGGACAGACTTTACCGGAAAGTTAGAGAGGCTTCCGATCCGCTGTCCCGCGCGGTATCAGACTTGCTGTCGAAGGTTGGCGGAATCAGTGTGGGGTTTTTCGGGTTAAGAATGGATATTACACCAGGCTCGCACGTGGGAATCGTGGCGGGGAAGTTCGGGTCCGTTCTGGAAGCCTTGTGGGACAAGGTCCGAGAATCCTATGCAGCGCTTCTCATCATTATCGACGAAACGGAAACGTTGTCGCGACTCGATGGTGCGGGCTCATTCCTCAAGAGCTGTCTCGAGCAACTGAGCCACGACCGCTACGGAGGGATAATGTTCATCGTGACTGCGAGCCCGGGTGCCCTCGCGGAATTTACCAAAGATCATGCATCCTTTCCGCGTGGGTTCACGCACGTGAACATTCCATACCTTAACCGGAAAGAGTCGGACGAGCTCGTGAAAAAAGCCTTGAGTCGTGGCGTACCGCCCGCGAAGCCGACCGAGGATTTCCTGTTATATATTTTTCATTACTCGAATGGTATTCCGAGCTTCATACACGAGCTGGGGCGGGCGGCGTTTGATGTGGACACGGAGGGGAAGCTGGAGTGGGAGGATCTACGCCAAGGAATTCTGGGAACGCCGGCGGTGAAGGGAGCGTTGGATTCTCTGGAGGACAAGCACTTTAGGCAGAGATACACTCAAAAGATCCTGAGCAACGAGTATCGCAAGATTCTCCACATTATTGCCGGGTTTGACGAGGACGTCGTGGCTGTCGGTGACATCCTGAAGAAGTACGACGGCAACCAAAACAAGCTCAGAACGTACGTTTCAATAATGGCGAAAAGGGGCGTTGTTGAGAAGGTCGAAGGGCAGGTGGGCAAGTATCGGCTGCCCGACCGGATGTTTAAAGTATTCCTGCGGCTGCGAGGCAAGCCGAAAAAGGCTGAGTAGCAAGACAAGACCTACGAGAGGGTTGCAAGGGTGCTGGCGGTCGTCGACTACGGTCGGGGGAACCTGGGGAGCGTGGAGAAGGCGTTCGTCCGCCTCGGCCTGGAAACGGTGGTGACGCAGGATCCCCAGGTCGTGAAGGATGCCGACGCGGTGGTCCTCCCCGGCGACGGCGCCTTCCACGACGCGATGCAGAATCTCGGGGCCCTGGGGCTTCTCGGGCCGCTGCGCGAGGTGCTGGAGAGCGGGCGGCCGTTTCTCGGGATCTGTCTCGGCTACCAGCTCCTCCTCTCCGAGAGCGAGGAGTTCGGCCAGAGCAAGGGCCTGGACGTGATCCCGGGCGTGGTCCGCCGCTTCCCCCGAGGGCTCAAGGTCCCTCACATGGGGTGGAATCAGGTGACCCACGCCGGCGATCTCGCCATCTTCGACGGGATCCCGAGCGGGGCCTACTTCTACTTCGTCCACTCCTACTATCCCGAGCCGCTGGACGGGACGCTCCGCGTGGCGACGTGCGAGTACGGGATCAAGTTTCCCGCCGCGCTCGGGCGAGGCAACCTGTTCGCCACCCAGTTCCACCCCGAGAAGAGTCAGCGGTCGGGGCTCCGCCTGCTCGGGAATTTCGGCGCTCTCGTGAAGGCCGGTCGGGCGTGAGGGGGTGGCGCCGATGTTGGTGATCCCTGCCGTGGATCTGCGGGGCGGCAAGTGCGTGAGGCTCAGGCAGGGCCGGCCCGAGGCCGAGACCGTCTTTTCCGATGACCCGTTGGCTGTGGCGCGGCGCTGGGCCGACCTCGGCGCCCCGCGCCTCCACGTGGTGGATCTGGACGGGGCGTTCGCGGGGGCGCCCAAGCAGACCGAGTTGATCCGCGAGATCGCGCGGACCGTTTCCCCGCCGCTTCAGGTGGGCGGCGGGCTGCGGAGCGTCGAGGCGGTCGAGCAGGTGCTCGAGGCCGGCGCGGGCTGGGCGGTGGTGGGAACCCGGGCCGCGCTCGACGCCGGGTTTCTCGCGGACGTGTGCCGCCGCTTCGCCGGGCGAATCATCGTCGCGGTGGATGCGACGGATGGGCGCGTGGCCGTGGACGGGTGGACACGCAGCCTCGATCTCGACGCCGAGGCCTTCGCGGCCGCGGCCGCGCGGGCCGGCGCCGCGGCGATCCTCTATACCGACATCGCCCGCGATGGCACCGAGGTCGGGCCCGGCCTGGAGCGCACGCGGGCGGTCGCCCGGGCGGCGAGAATCGCGGTGCTCGCCTCGGGCGGAGTCGGCACGCTGGAGGATCTCAAGCGTCTGGCCGCCATCGAGGGGATCGCGGGAGCGGTCGTGGGCCGCGCGCTCTACACCGGTGCCGTGGATCTCAAGCAAGCCCTCACCGAGGTGGCGAGGTGTTAGCCAAGCGCGTCATCCCCTGCCTCGACGTGAAGGACGGCCGGGTCGTCAAGGGGGTGCGATTCCTGAATCTCAAGGACGCCGGTGATCCGGTGGCCGCGGCCCTGGCCTACGACCACCAGGGGGCCGACGAGCTGGTGTTCCTCGACATCACGGCCTCCCACGAGGGTCGAGCGATCATGCTGGACGTCGTGCGGCGCACGGCGGAGGGGATCTACATGCCCCTCACCGTGGGCGGCGGGGTCCGCGGAGTCGACGACATCCGCACGCTCCTCCGGGCGGGCGCCGACAAGGTCTCGCTCAACACCGCCGCGCTGGAGCGCCCCGAGGTCATCCGCGAGGCGGCCGAGCGGTTCGGCAGCCAGTGCATCGTCGTCGCGATCGACGCCAAGCGCGAAAACGGGCGCTGGGGAGTCTACACGCACGGGGGGCGCCGGCCGGCGGGGCGCGACGCGGTCGAGTGGGCGCAGGAGGCCGAGCGGCTGGGCGCGGGCGAGATCCTCCTCACGAGCATGGACCGGGACGGCACCCAGGACGGCTACGACCTCGAGCTGACGCAGGCCGTCTCCCTCGCGGTTTCGGTTCCCGTAATCGCGTCGGGCGGCGCCGGGATGCTGGAGCACCTGCTCGCCGGGCTGACCGCGGGGAAGGCCGACGCGGTGCTGGCCGCCTCCATCTTCCACTTCGGCGAGTACACCATCCGCCAGGCGAAGGCGTATCTGAGCGACCGCGGCGTTCCGGTGAGGCTGGAAGAGTAAGTGTGCTTCGAGAACGCGGAGGCAGGAGCCGATGCATGGCCTAGGTTGGCAAGCGGCGTGAGTTCGAGCTAGGAGTCGAAAACCCGTGGCGATGTTAGGTAGTCAACTTGACGTCGGACGTTGTCCTCACTGCAATGTTGATCGTCCTACTCTTGAAAGGATTCACACTTATGAGACGACGGACTACGCTGGCGCCAACAAGCGTTTCTGGGGCGTCTACAAATGCGCAAGGTGCGGGGGTCTAGTCACCGCTGCCAGTACCACCGGTCATTCAGGCTCAGTAACCGAATGCTATCCGCGATCGACTGAAGTTGATGCGGCTATCCCGGAGAAGGTACGGGGTTACCTACAGCAAGCGTTGAACAGCCTGCACGCCGCGGCTGGTGCGGTCATGCTTGCGGCCAGCGCAGTGGATGCGATGTTGAAAGCTAAAGGTTACAAAGAGGGCAGTTTGTATAACCGGATCGACAAGGCCGCGGCCGACCACGTCATTACGAAGGAAATGGCGCAGTGGGCTCATGAGGTGCGCATTGACGCTAATGACCAACGGCATGCTGATGAAGCGGCGCCCTTGCCTACTGCCGATGAAGCACGCCGCTGTGTGGACTTCGCGCGTGCCCTCGGAGAGTTCATGTTTGTGTTGCCAGCGCAGGTTCAGAAAGGATTGACGGATGCGAAGAAGCAGGGCGCGTAACACCGCATGAGGTACACATGACGTTCAAGATTGAGCTTGAGCGGGAGAATTATGGCCGCTGGATCGCGGAGGTGCTGGAACTTCCTGGTGTGCTTGCATACGGGCAGACGCCGGAGGAAGCGAAGGCGAAGGTCCAAGCGCTTGCCCTCCGTGTCGTGGCCGATCGCCTGGAGCACGGTGAATACGCGTGATTGGGGTTGACGAGCTGAAATTTGACGCCCAGGGGTTGATCCCGGCCGTGGTGCAGGAGGCGGCGACCGGGGAGGTCCTGATGGTGGCCTGGATGGGCCGCGAAGCGTTGGAGGCCACCCAGCGGACCGGTCTCACCCACTTCTGGTCCCGCTCCCGCCAAGCGCTCTGGCGGAAGGGGGAGAGCTCGGGGCACGCCCAGCACGTCGAGGCCCTCTATGCGGATTGCGACCGGGACACGCTCCTGGTGCTCGTCCACCAGGAGGGAGTCGCCTGTCACACCGGAAGCCGCACCTGCTTCTTTTCGCGTCTCAAGATGGAGGGGGAGCCTCCGGCGGAGGGGACCGACGGCCGGACGTGGGCAGGGCCCCAGATCCTGGAGCTGGTGGAGCGCGTGATCCAGTCGCGCAAGGTCGAGCCGCCGTCCGGCTCGTACGTGGCAGGGCTTCTGGCCAAGGGCGAGTCAGCCGTCTGCCGCAAGGTTGGCGAGGAAGCCCTTGAGGTGATCATGGCTGCCCTCGCCGGAGAGCGCGATGACCGGCTCGTTTCCGAGGTGGCTGACCTCTGGTTCCACACCATGGTCCTCCTCGGCGGGCGGGGGATCCCGCTCCGTCGGGTGTTCTCGGAGCTGGCCCGGCGGCACGCGGGCACCCGTGTCGACAGGTCGGCCGATCTCGAGGAGAGCGCGGGCTGAAGGCAGAGGCAGGGCTGGCGCGGCTGGGCCGATGGCTGCTGCTTGTCGCTCTCGGACTATCGGCGTGCAGCGGGGCTCGGATCGAGGGAGGCGTCTTCTATTCCTCCAAGGGCTACCGGCTGGCCCTGCCGCCGGGGCCGTGGCAGGTCTCGACGGATGGCCGCGCCGATCTGGAGCTGACGCGCGTCGGGGTTCGCGCCGGGATTCTGGCGAATGCCACGTGCGAAGGCAAGCCACCGGGACGGCCGTTTGCCGTGCTGGCGCGTCACCTCGCCTTCGGCCTCGAGGGGCGGAGGGTCGTCGAGCAGGAGGACGTCACCGTGGGTGGCCGGCCCGGGATCAGGGTCTTGCTCGAAGGCCAGCTCGATAGCAGTCCGGTCAGGGCGGAAGCCTTCGTGCTGAAGGGTGACGGGTGCGTCTACGACCTGGTCTATGTGGCCTCGCCGAGCGGCTTCGCGGCAGGCCGCGACGAGTTCAGGGAGCTCGTCGGAAGCTTCACCGGTCCTTGAGGAGGGAGACGCGATGGCGCTGGGGACATCGCTGAGAATCCAGGGACGCGAGGCGGCGATCTGGTACGGCGGGCTCGGTCTCCTGACCGGCCAGGTGTTCCGCAATCTGGCCCTGCCTCCCGCCTACTGGCGGCTGGTGGCGCAGGAGGTGGACGCGATCGGCGTCCAGTCGCTCGCGGTGGCCCTGACCGCCGCCGTCTTCACCGGGATGGTGCTGACGCTCCAGAGCGCGGTGAACATGGCCCGCTTCGGTGCCGAGAACTACGTCGGCGCGGTCGTCGCCCTCTCGATGCTCCGGGAGCTCGGGCCGGTGCTCACCGCCATCCTGGTCGGCGGCAAGGTGGCCTCGGGGATCACGGCCGAGCTGGGCGCGATGAAGGTCACCGAGCAGATCGACGCGCTCCGGGCGATCGGCGTCAACTACGTGAAGAAGCTCATCGTGCCGCGGTTCCTCGCCGCGCTCGTGGTCTTCCCGCTCCTCACGGTGCTGGCGGACGGGGTCGGCCTCCTGGGCGGGATGGTGATCGCGGTCTACGAGCGCCACGTGGACGCCTACGTCTACTGGAACAACATGGTGTACTGGGTTGTCCTGAAAGATTTCCTGACCGGGATGGGCAAGAGCGTCTTCTTCGCCGGCGTCGTGACGCTGATCGGCTGCTACAACGGGCTCTCGACCGTGGGCGGCACGGAGGGCCTCGGGCGCGCCACGACGCGGACCGTGGTCCAGGTCGCGATCGGCGTCATCATCGCCGACTTTTTCATCACGAAGCTCTTCCTCCTCCTGTTCTGGTGAGCCATGGCGGAGGCGGTCGTCGAGGTCCGAGGCGTCTGGAAGTCCTTTGACACGAACGAGGTCCTGAGCGGCGTGAGCCTGACGCTCCCGCGTGGAACGACGCTGGCCGTGATGGGCGGCAGCGGCCAGGGGAAGACCGTGCTCCTCCGGATGATCGCGGGGCTGATCCGGCCCGACGCGGGGGAGGTCCGGCTCTTCGGCACGCGCATCGATCACCTCCGGGAGGAGCAGATGCTCGGCCTCCGGCGGCGGACGGGCTTCGTCTTCCAGAGCTCGGCGCTCTTCGACTCGCTGTCCGTCTTCGAGAACGTGGCGTACCCGCTCCGGGAGCACACGCACCTCGGTGAGGAGGAGATCGCGGACCGCGTGCGCACGTTCCTCTCGCTGGTGGACCTGGCCGGCGCCGCGCAGCTCAGCCCGGCCGAGCTTTCGGGAGGACTGCGCACGCGGGTCGGGATCGCCCGGGCGCTGGTGCTGGAGCCCGAGGTCGTGTTCTTCGACGAGCCCACGGCGGGCCTGGACCTCACCAACGCCCGGCTGGTGGCCGAGCTGATCGCACGCCTCCGCACCGGCGTGTGCGATACCGCGATCGTCGTCACCCACGACGTCGAGTTTGCCGAGATGGTGGCGGACCAGATGGTGATCCTCCACCACGGGCGGTTCGTGGCCACGGGCTCCCCGGCGGAGATCCGCCGCTCGGAGAACCCCTCGGTCCAGGCCTTCCTGGCCGGCCAGCTGAAAGGATCTTGAGATGGAGCTCCAGGATCGTCGCCAGTTCGCGCTCCAGGTCCGCATCGGGATCTTCGTCCTGGCCTCCCTCGCCGTCCTCATCGGGTTCGTCTACCTGCTCGGCGCTCGGGCCCGGCTGTTCGAGCCCACCTACGACCTGGTGGCCGACTTCACCGAGGTCGGAGGGCTCGTCCCGGGCGCGACGGTCCGGCTGGCGGGCGTTCAGATCGGCCGGGTCAGCCGGGTGAGGCTTCCCGAGGCTCCTGGCGAGAAGGTTCGTATCACGCTGACGATCGCCCGGCGGTTCGCGGTCAGGATCCGGAAGGACTCGGTCGCCAGGATCGAGACTCAGGGGCTCCTCGGTGACAAGCTCATCGAGATCTCCCTCGGCAGCCAGGCGGCGCCGGCGCTCAAACGCGGCGAATCCATCATCGCCCGGGACCCGGTGGAGCTGAGCCGGCTGGCCGGCGAGGGGTTCGAGGTCCTGAAGAACGTGGCTACCCTTTCCGGCAGCCTGAACACGACGGTCGAGGCCTTCAACAAGGCGGGGACGCTCGACGATCTCTCGGCCACGCTCAGGTCGACCCGGCGGGTCGCCGAGCGGATGGAGAAGCGGGACGTGCTGGCGGACCTGGCCGCGACGCTCAAGTCGGTCCGCGCCACGGCCGAGCAGGTGGAGAAGCGGGGCGTGCTGGACGACCTGGCCGCGACGCTCAAGTCGGTCCGCGCCACGGCCGAGCAGGTGGAGAAGCGGGGCGTGCTGGACGACTTGGCGGCGACGCTCAAGTCGGCCCGCGCCACAGCCGAGCAGGTGGAGAAAGGCAGAGGTTGGCTCCACGCGCTCGTCTACGAGGAGCCCGAGGCGCTCAGGCGACTCCAGGCGCTCCTCGCGGCGACCGAGCGGCTCGTCGCGCAGGCCGAGCGGGGTGAGCACGCCGTCTCGGTTCTCCTCTCACCGGAGAGCGGCCGCGCGGCGCGCCGGCTGCTCGAGGCCATCGAGTCGCTGGGGCAGATGACCGACAAGGCCAGGGGAGCCGACTCGCTCCTGGCCGCGCTCCTCTTCGACCCTCAGTACAAGGCTGTGGCGGATGATCTGCGGGCCCTCAGCCGGAACTTCAGGGAGGTGTCCGAGCGG
This DNA window, taken from Candidatus Rokuibacteriota bacterium, encodes the following:
- a CDS encoding AAA family ATPase, yielding MPNRKAALPFKVNPFMPDSPVSPELFVGREREIEQIKKALYQAINERAEHLVLVGDRGIGKSSLATYAEDLALNADKVFEKPQTRFLTVFVSTGVCRNLDELCVAILDRLYRKVREASDPLSRAVSDLLSKVGGISVGFFGLRMDITPGSHVGIVAGKFGSVLEALWDKVRESYAALLIIIDETETLSRLDGAGSFLKSCLEQLSHDRYGGIMFIVTASPGALAEFTKDHASFPRGFTHVNIPYLNRKESDELVKKALSRGVPPAKPTEDFLLYIFHYSNGIPSFIHELGRAAFDVDTEGKLEWEDLRQGILGTPAVKGALDSLEDKHFRQRYTQKILSNEYRKILHIIAGFDEDVVAVGDILKKYDGNQNKLRTYVSIMAKRGVVEKVEGQVGKYRLPDRMFKVFLRLRGKPKKAE
- a CDS encoding MCE family protein; amino-acid sequence: MELQDRRQFALQVRIGIFVLASLAVLIGFVYLLGARARLFEPTYDLVADFTEVGGLVPGATVRLAGVQIGRVSRVRLPEAPGEKVRITLTIARRFAVRIRKDSVARIETQGLLGDKLIEISLGSQAAPALKRGESIIARDPVELSRLAGEGFEVLKNVATLSGSLNTTVEAFNKAGTLDDLSATLRSTRRVAERMEKRDVLADLAATLKSVRATAEQVEKRGVLDDLAATLKSVRATAEQVEKRGVLDDLAATLKSARATAEQVEKGRGWLHALVYEEPEALRRLQALLAATERLVAQAERGEHAVSVLLSPESGRAARRLLEAIESLGQMTDKARGADSLLAALLFDPQYKAVADDLRALSRNFREVSERLAQGKGLVGGLLTDAGDGPLGEAARDFKVAVANLRMITDRLAAGEGTLGGLLEDPTVYENLAAFLEGAKRSTFLRYLIRSAIERGAR
- a CDS encoding ATP-binding cassette domain-containing protein — translated: MAEAVVEVRGVWKSFDTNEVLSGVSLTLPRGTTLAVMGGSGQGKTVLLRMIAGLIRPDAGEVRLFGTRIDHLREEQMLGLRRRTGFVFQSSALFDSLSVFENVAYPLREHTHLGEEEIADRVRTFLSLVDLAGAAQLSPAELSGGLRTRVGIARALVLEPEVVFFDEPTAGLDLTNARLVAELIARLRTGVCDTAIVVTHDVEFAEMVADQMVILHHGRFVATGSPAEIRRSENPSVQAFLAGQLKGS
- a CDS encoding bifunctional phosphoribosyl-AMP cyclohydrolase/phosphoribosyl-ATP diphosphatase HisIE, which gives rise to MIGVDELKFDAQGLIPAVVQEAATGEVLMVAWMGREALEATQRTGLTHFWSRSRQALWRKGESSGHAQHVEALYADCDRDTLLVLVHQEGVACHTGSRTCFFSRLKMEGEPPAEGTDGRTWAGPQILELVERVIQSRKVEPPSGSYVAGLLAKGESAVCRKVGEEALEVIMAALAGERDDRLVSEVADLWFHTMVLLGGRGIPLRRVFSELARRHAGTRVDRSADLEESAG
- a CDS encoding ABC transporter permease, with product MALGTSLRIQGREAAIWYGGLGLLTGQVFRNLALPPAYWRLVAQEVDAIGVQSLAVALTAAVFTGMVLTLQSAVNMARFGAENYVGAVVALSMLRELGPVLTAILVGGKVASGITAELGAMKVTEQIDALRAIGVNYVKKLIVPRFLAALVVFPLLTVLADGVGLLGGMVIAVYERHVDAYVYWNNMVYWVVLKDFLTGMGKSVFFAGVVTLIGCYNGLSTVGGTEGLGRATTRTVVQVAIGVIIADFFITKLFLLLFW
- the hisH gene encoding imidazole glycerol phosphate synthase subunit HisH — its product is MLAVVDYGRGNLGSVEKAFVRLGLETVVTQDPQVVKDADAVVLPGDGAFHDAMQNLGALGLLGPLREVLESGRPFLGICLGYQLLLSESEEFGQSKGLDVIPGVVRRFPRGLKVPHMGWNQVTHAGDLAIFDGIPSGAYFYFVHSYYPEPLDGTLRVATCEYGIKFPAALGRGNLFATQFHPEKSQRSGLRLLGNFGALVKAGRA
- the hisF gene encoding imidazole glycerol phosphate synthase subunit HisF, translating into MLAKRVIPCLDVKDGRVVKGVRFLNLKDAGDPVAAALAYDHQGADELVFLDITASHEGRAIMLDVVRRTAEGIYMPLTVGGGVRGVDDIRTLLRAGADKVSLNTAALERPEVIREAAERFGSQCIVVAIDAKRENGRWGVYTHGGRRPAGRDAVEWAQEAERLGAGEILLTSMDRDGTQDGYDLELTQAVSLAVSVPVIASGGAGMLEHLLAGLTAGKADAVLAASIFHFGEYTIRQAKAYLSDRGVPVRLEE
- a CDS encoding type II toxin-antitoxin system HicB family antitoxin produces the protein MTFKIELERENYGRWIAEVLELPGVLAYGQTPEEAKAKVQALALRVVADRLEHGEYA
- the hisA gene encoding 1-(5-phosphoribosyl)-5-[(5-phosphoribosylamino)methylideneamino]imidazole-4-carboxamide isomerase, which translates into the protein MLVIPAVDLRGGKCVRLRQGRPEAETVFSDDPLAVARRWADLGAPRLHVVDLDGAFAGAPKQTELIREIARTVSPPLQVGGGLRSVEAVEQVLEAGAGWAVVGTRAALDAGFLADVCRRFAGRIIVAVDATDGRVAVDGWTRSLDLDAEAFAAAAARAGAAAILYTDIARDGTEVGPGLERTRAVARAARIAVLASGGVGTLEDLKRLAAIEGIAGAVVGRALYTGAVDLKQALTEVARC
- a CDS encoding DUF4145 domain-containing protein, which codes for MLGSQLDVGRCPHCNVDRPTLERIHTYETTDYAGANKRFWGVYKCARCGGLVTAASTTGHSGSVTECYPRSTEVDAAIPEKVRGYLQQALNSLHAAAGAVMLAASAVDAMLKAKGYKEGSLYNRIDKAAADHVITKEMAQWAHEVRIDANDQRHADEAAPLPTADEARRCVDFARALGEFMFVLPAQVQKGLTDAKKQGA